The Dunckerocampus dactyliophorus isolate RoL2022-P2 chromosome 16, RoL_Ddac_1.1, whole genome shotgun sequence genome includes a window with the following:
- the LOC129169314 gene encoding POU domain, class 4, transcription factor 3-like, producing MMMMAMDGKQHLSHPGLHAHGVHESMRRVCLPGPPQLQANILGGGVEESLLARAEALQAAADSIRRDGCTFHTMSTSTSSSSSVSLHVPAIIAPQNHHHHHHHHQLGQSLEAGDLLEHLSSSLAVTGMGAPEPGMAHHHHQHHHLQTMGQLHQAMAAMGHPHPAMPAHSDVESDPRELEAFAERFKQRRIKLGVTQADVGSALADLKIPGVGSLSQSTICRFESLTLSHNNMIALKPVLHAWLEEAEAAHRDRSAKQDLLGGAGAGGPGDDARRRRRTSIAAPEKRSLEAYFAIQPRPSSEKIAAIAEKLDLKKNVVRVWFCNQRQKQKRMKYSAVH from the exons atgatgatgatggccatGGACGGCAAGCAGCATTTGAGCCACCCCGGCCTGCACGCTCATGGGGTGCATGAGAGCATGCGCAGAGTGTGTCTGCCGGGCCCACCACAG CTGCAGGCCAATATATTGGGGGGCGGCGTGGAGGAGAGCCTGCTGGCGCGGGCAGAAGCTCTGCAGGCGGCGGCTGACAGCATCAGGAGAGACGGCTGCACCTTCCATACCATGAgcacctccacctcctcctcctcctctgtctcCTTGCACGTACCTGCTATCATCGCACCCcagaatcatcatcatcaccatcatcaccatcagCTAGGACAGAGCCTGGAGGCCGGGGATCTTCTGGAGCATCTCTCCAGCAGCCTGGCTGTGACCGGGATGGGTGCTCCAGAGCCCGGCATGGCGCACCACCATCATCAACACCACCACCTGCAGACCATGGGGCAGCTGCACCAGGCCATGGCCGCCATGGGTCACCCTCACCCGGCCATGCCCGCGCATAGCGACGTGGAGTCAGACCCACGCGAGCTGGAAGCCTTCGCCGAGCGCTTCAAGCAGAGGCGCATCAAGCTCGGCGTGACGCAAGCGGACGTGGGCTCGGCTCTGGCAGACCTGAAGATCCCCGGCGTGGGCTCGCTGAGCCAGAGCACTATCTGCAGGTTCGAGTCCCTCACGCTGTCGCACAACAACATGATCGCGCTCAAGCCGGTGCTCCACGCCTGGTTGGAGGAGGCCGAGGCGGCGCACCGGGACAGGAGCGCCAAGCAGGATCTCCTCGGAGGTGCTGGTGCTGGTGGCCCCGGGGACGACGCGAGGAGGCGACGGCGCACCTCCATCGCCGCGCCGGAGAAGCGCTCCCTGGAGGCCTACTTCGCCATCCAGCCGAGGCCCTCCTCGGAGAAGATCGCAGCCATCGCGGAGAAACTGGACCTGAAAAAGAACGTGGTTCGAGTGTGGTTCTGCAACCAGAGGCAGAAACAGAAGCGCATGAAGTACTCGGCGGTGCACTGA